The following proteins come from a genomic window of Pseudomonas sp. WJP1:
- a CDS encoding nitrilase family protein — MSEPTSPVRVAVVQFDPQVGIENCDSNLCRSLELALEAVTGGANLIVLPELSSTGYFFSSRQDAFEHAQLVPGGPSAQLWIDFASRHNVYLVTGLAERDGMRLFNTAILVGPEGFIGKYRKAHLWNLEKLWFTPGDLGFPVFDTPIGRIGMLICWDIWFPEVPRILSQQGADIICSVNNWVWTPPPLFDDAGKCMASYLTMTAAHVNNVFIAAASRIGEERGARYLGCSLIAGTNGWPIGAVASADQQEILFADIDLTSSRSALIWNNLNDLHRDRRADLYDQMLGYTQHPCLPR, encoded by the coding sequence ATGAGCGAGCCAACAAGCCCTGTTCGTGTAGCAGTCGTGCAATTCGATCCACAAGTCGGCATTGAAAATTGTGATTCAAATCTGTGTCGCAGCCTGGAATTGGCGCTGGAGGCGGTCACCGGCGGTGCGAACCTCATCGTGCTGCCTGAACTCTCCAGCACCGGTTATTTCTTCAGCAGTCGGCAGGATGCTTTTGAACATGCCCAGCTGGTACCCGGCGGGCCAAGCGCGCAACTCTGGATCGACTTCGCCTCCAGGCACAACGTCTACCTCGTAACCGGCCTGGCCGAACGTGATGGCATGCGGCTTTTCAACACCGCAATACTGGTCGGCCCTGAGGGTTTTATCGGCAAGTATCGCAAAGCCCATTTATGGAATCTGGAGAAACTCTGGTTCACACCGGGCGACCTGGGTTTCCCGGTTTTTGATACACCCATTGGCCGTATCGGAATGTTGATCTGCTGGGATATCTGGTTCCCCGAGGTGCCACGAATCCTGAGTCAACAAGGCGCCGACATCATTTGCAGCGTCAATAACTGGGTCTGGACACCTCCACCGCTGTTCGACGATGCCGGCAAGTGCATGGCGTCGTACCTGACGATGACGGCTGCCCACGTCAACAATGTGTTTATCGCAGCTGCCAGCCGGATCGGTGAGGAACGAGGTGCCCGTTACCTTGGATGCTCGCTGATTGCCGGGACCAATGGCTGGCCGATTGGCGCAGTGGCATCGGCAGACCAGCAGGAAATTCTGTTTGCCGATATTGACCTGACCAGCTCCCGCAGCGCCCTCATCTGGAATAACCTGAACGATCTACATCGTGATCGTCGAGCCGATCTCTACGATCAGATGCTCGGCTACACACAACACCCATGTCTCCCGCGTTGA